A genomic window from Streptomyces sp. NBC_01429 includes:
- a CDS encoding HYR domain-containing protein produces the protein MAGSLPSSAVEPPGPENPVTPAVVTEGLDPGGSARVDKQVLTPTIPPKPDIVLLVDGTLSMEVPITDLKRDLPDITDAVLTAQPDSRFAVATYGDQQVDADSGEVYSVLQGLTHDLAAVTEGVNKLDWQLGQESMGPAEDWINGLWQITDGSGGETVFREDASPIVVLIGDASSHNPSMGHTLDDTILALRNAAIRVVGVDIKTDIGDGLNGTGYAGIPGQIENPRIDPDQADRVIAETGGKMVNGVDEDAVVDAILDGLRDLPTTVGHQLDACDPALTVTLDPPTRSVESGKVAQFDETIQVAEDAPQGTRLTCTVQFLLGAGGQGTRDLGPRALPADPDLVQTINIDVNDVGAPVVTVDNRTVRTQDPGGVRVEYTATAEDAVDGPLPVTCSPASGSIFPVGRTEITCTATDAGGNTGTGTAIVEVIQDPVPPPPTSPPPSASPAPPPPPPVVPPTADVSVRVGITPPTTYTGRAATARFTLSNAGPETATGVILTSAWPRTPDSAKRTLGALSRCTTASPCTIPAGGRVEVTQRARYATAVSGDVHATAIATLPDRSPDNNTAQARLRVLQPRLTVTPEVAKPGQVVLARGTDFPPGATVRLSWSAGITATGQPVVADRNGRFEAQVPVLRKDRLGPRKLRTSVTDLAGLEKPVLVVARKLQPPDFAGRG, from the coding sequence GTGGCGGGCAGCCTCCCCAGTTCGGCCGTGGAACCGCCCGGCCCCGAGAACCCGGTCACGCCGGCGGTGGTGACGGAGGGACTCGACCCGGGTGGGTCGGCGCGGGTGGACAAGCAGGTGCTGACGCCGACGATCCCGCCGAAGCCGGACATCGTGCTGCTGGTGGACGGCACGTTGAGCATGGAAGTGCCGATCACGGACCTTAAGAGGGACCTTCCTGATATCACCGACGCGGTCCTCACCGCACAGCCCGATTCACGCTTCGCCGTGGCCACGTACGGCGATCAACAGGTCGACGCCGACAGCGGCGAGGTCTACTCGGTCCTGCAAGGGCTGACCCACGATCTCGCAGCGGTGACAGAAGGTGTCAACAAGCTCGATTGGCAACTCGGGCAGGAGAGCATGGGCCCGGCGGAGGACTGGATCAACGGACTGTGGCAGATCACCGACGGCAGCGGCGGCGAGACGGTCTTCCGCGAGGACGCGAGCCCCATCGTCGTACTGATCGGTGACGCGTCCAGTCACAACCCGAGCATGGGGCACACTCTCGATGACACGATCCTCGCGTTGCGGAACGCCGCGATCAGGGTCGTGGGAGTGGACATCAAGACCGACATCGGTGACGGTCTCAACGGTACGGGCTACGCCGGCATCCCGGGACAGATAGAGAACCCCCGCATCGACCCGGACCAGGCCGACCGGGTTATCGCGGAGACCGGCGGCAAAATGGTCAACGGTGTCGACGAGGACGCGGTCGTAGACGCCATCCTGGACGGGCTGCGCGATCTGCCCACCACCGTCGGCCACCAGCTGGACGCGTGCGACCCGGCCCTCACCGTGACCCTGGATCCGCCCACGCGGAGCGTCGAGAGCGGCAAGGTCGCCCAGTTCGACGAAACCATCCAGGTCGCCGAGGACGCTCCGCAGGGCACACGACTGACCTGCACGGTCCAGTTCCTGCTGGGGGCCGGTGGGCAGGGTACGCGGGACCTCGGCCCACGCGCCCTGCCCGCCGACCCCGATCTGGTGCAGACGATCAACATCGACGTCAATGACGTCGGGGCCCCGGTGGTCACCGTGGACAACCGTACGGTCCGCACCCAGGACCCGGGCGGCGTCCGCGTCGAGTACACCGCCACCGCCGAGGACGCCGTGGACGGGCCGCTGCCGGTGACCTGTTCGCCCGCGTCGGGCTCGATCTTCCCGGTCGGCCGTACGGAGATCACCTGCACCGCGACCGACGCCGGCGGCAACACCGGTACGGGTACGGCGATCGTGGAGGTCATCCAGGACCCGGTACCGCCGCCGCCCACCTCCCCGCCCCCGTCGGCATCACCGGCGCCGCCCCCGCCGCCCCCCGTCGTCCCGCCGACGGCCGATGTGTCCGTACGGGTGGGGATCACGCCGCCCACCACGTACACCGGCCGCGCGGCCACCGCACGCTTCACCCTGTCCAACGCGGGCCCCGAGACGGCGACCGGTGTCATCCTCACCTCCGCCTGGCCCCGGACACCGGACTCGGCCAAGCGGACCCTGGGCGCGCTGTCGCGCTGCACGACGGCCTCGCCGTGCACCATCCCGGCGGGCGGCCGGGTCGAGGTCACCCAGCGGGCCAGGTACGCGACCGCCGTCAGCGGGGACGTCCACGCGACGGCCATCGCGACGCTGCCCGACCGCAGCCCCGACAACAACACGGCGCAGGCCCGGCTCCGCGTCCTCCAGCCCAGGCTCACCGTGACCCCTGAGGTCGCGAAGCCCGGTCAGGTGGTGCTGGCCCGGGGTACGGACTTCCCGCCGGGCGCGACCGTACGGCTGTCCTGGAGCGCGGGCATCACCGCCACCGGGCAGCCGGTGGTGGCCGACCGGAACGGCAGGTTCGAGGCGCAGGTGCCGGTGTTGCGCAAGGACCGGCTGGGCCCGCGGAAGCTCCGTACGAGCGTCACCGATCTGGCCGGGCTGGAGAAGCCGGTGCTGGTGGTGGCGCGCAAGCTCCAGCCGCCGGACTTCGCGGGGCGCGGATGA
- a CDS encoding helix-turn-helix transcriptional regulator — protein MTERTIVGLRAQDPISQAGVASQLRTRPEVTLTGSDENEPTPQVVVVVVDVIDEEALRMLRSIQRSGSARGVLVATEIDEQKLVSAAECGVAGVVRRSEATPDHLVRVIVSVARGEGHVPADLLGRLLEQVGRLQGQVLGPRGLHFTGLSSREMDVLRLVAEGYDTAEIATKLAYSERTIKNVLHAVMTRLQLRNRSHAVAYALRQGLI, from the coding sequence ATGACAGAACGTACGATCGTTGGTTTGCGCGCGCAGGATCCAATCTCCCAGGCGGGGGTGGCCAGCCAATTGCGGACCAGACCGGAGGTGACGCTGACCGGCTCGGACGAGAATGAACCCACTCCCCAGGTGGTCGTGGTGGTGGTCGATGTCATAGACGAGGAGGCGCTGCGGATGCTGCGCTCCATTCAGCGCAGCGGCAGCGCCCGCGGTGTGCTGGTGGCCACCGAGATCGACGAACAGAAGCTGGTCAGCGCCGCGGAGTGCGGCGTCGCAGGAGTGGTCAGGCGTTCGGAGGCGACCCCGGACCACCTGGTGCGGGTCATCGTCTCCGTGGCGAGGGGCGAGGGGCATGTACCGGCCGACCTGCTCGGCAGGCTGCTGGAGCAGGTGGGGCGGTTGCAGGGCCAGGTACTCGGACCGCGCGGACTGCACTTCACCGGCCTTTCGTCACGCGAGATGGACGTACTGCGACTGGTCGCCGAGGGGTACGACACCGCGGAGATAGCGACAAAGCTCGCCTACTCCGAACGCACGATTAAAAACGTGCTGCACGCCGTCATGACCAGGCTCCAATTAAGGAATCGCTCGCACGCGGTGGCATACGCGCTGCGTCAGGGCCTGATCTGA
- a CDS encoding COG1470 family protein: MSVTASLDVTSVTAEPGGDTDVPLQILNSSSTVEEYRFEVIGACAAWATVEPPALSLYPGASGTVRLRLRPPRDPSVLTGETPFGIRVVPTSEQSETVVPEGTVTVAPFTEVTSELVPRGSSGARRGRHQLAVDNRGNAPVTVQLTGRTGTERARVEFTAPELVIPPGHADFAKLSVRPVRRVWRGTPVTHTFQAFVAPVMTDGQEPYEPLTLDGSYEQQAILPRWLPRALVLAAIAVIALAGFWYALLRPAVKSAAREAITPEAIASAAEKTASPAGGAANSGAGNGGSGSGTANTGASNGADGGADGGGTGGDAGASNGSGSGSGGTATGRGTSGSGAGVPTSARVEVRDTVGGSPSTGSAYKVPGGSTFELTDIVVQNPQGDAGTLIVTSQDAPILRLALENFRDSDYHFVTPILVSAGGEITMTVDCREVGKPVKAPTPTRCSQSLLLGGTLRPDMESSDS, encoded by the coding sequence ATGAGTGTTACGGCCAGCCTCGACGTCACGTCCGTCACCGCCGAGCCGGGCGGGGATACGGATGTCCCCCTACAGATCCTCAACTCCAGCAGCACCGTCGAGGAATACCGCTTCGAGGTGATCGGAGCGTGTGCCGCCTGGGCGACGGTGGAGCCGCCGGCTCTCTCCCTCTACCCGGGAGCCTCCGGCACCGTGCGGCTGCGGCTGCGCCCGCCGCGCGACCCGTCGGTGCTCACGGGAGAGACCCCCTTCGGCATCAGGGTGGTGCCGACGAGCGAGCAGAGCGAGACGGTGGTGCCCGAGGGAACGGTCACCGTGGCGCCGTTCACCGAGGTGACCTCGGAGCTGGTGCCGCGCGGATCGAGCGGCGCCCGTCGCGGCCGGCATCAGCTCGCCGTGGACAACCGGGGCAACGCGCCGGTGACCGTACAGCTGACCGGCCGGACCGGCACCGAGCGGGCGCGGGTGGAGTTCACGGCCCCGGAGCTGGTGATCCCGCCCGGCCACGCGGACTTCGCGAAGCTGTCGGTGCGGCCCGTACGGCGGGTGTGGCGCGGCACGCCGGTCACTCATACGTTCCAGGCGTTCGTGGCACCGGTGATGACGGACGGTCAGGAGCCGTACGAGCCACTGACGTTGGACGGCTCGTACGAGCAGCAGGCGATCCTGCCGCGCTGGCTGCCGCGCGCCCTCGTCCTCGCGGCGATCGCGGTGATCGCGCTGGCCGGTTTCTGGTACGCGCTGCTGCGGCCCGCGGTGAAGTCGGCTGCCAGGGAGGCGATCACCCCGGAGGCGATCGCGTCCGCCGCCGAGAAGACGGCGTCCCCCGCCGGTGGCGCGGCCAACAGCGGTGCGGGCAACGGAGGTTCGGGGAGCGGGACCGCGAACACCGGAGCGTCGAACGGCGCGGACGGCGGCGCGGACGGCGGTGGTACGGGCGGGGACGCGGGCGCGTCCAACGGCTCCGGCTCCGGCTCCGGCGGTACGGCCACGGGGCGAGGGACGTCCGGGAGCGGCGCGGGCGTCCCCACCAGCGCGCGCGTCGAGGTCAGGGACACCGTCGGCGGCTCACCGTCCACCGGATCCGCCTACAAGGTGCCGGGCGGCAGCACCTTCGAACTCACCGACATCGTGGTCCAGAACCCGCAGGGCGACGCGGGCACGCTGATCGTCACCAGCCAGGACGCGCCCATCCTGCGGCTGGCCCTGGAGAACTTCCGCGACTCCGACTACCACTTCGTCACCCCGATCCTGGTGTCGGCCGGCGGGGAGATCACCATGACCGTCGACTGCCGTGAGGTGGGCAAGCCGGTCAAGGCCCCGACGCCGACACGGTGTTCGCAGTCGCTGCTGCTGGGCGGCACACTGCGGCCGGACATGGAGTCGTCCGACTCGTAG
- a CDS encoding eCIS core domain-containing protein yields the protein MRAHERHQEHDHEHEHDESFRSARTDEARDTAGTTQLFRAAVAGRSDVVGTAGMRSLQRSVGNSAAGAVLSREAAEEAPEPAAEERSPVHDVVSGGGSPLDTDTRTDMEGRMGADFSDVRVHTDSAAHESAKGVGAHAYTVGNHVVFQRDSYDPSSPAGRTTLAHELTHVVQQRSGPVEGSEAPGGIRVSDPSDRFEREAVANADRVLADPGPAPVPDPVRTAVPAPAASPPSVQSVQSVQSVQSVQRESAEDEDEEPADVQGSFVQRAEEGAEEEEEDAPAG from the coding sequence ATGCGCGCACACGAGCGGCACCAGGAGCACGACCACGAGCATGAGCACGATGAGTCCTTCCGGTCCGCGAGGACCGACGAGGCGCGGGACACGGCAGGGACCACTCAGCTGTTCAGGGCCGCCGTGGCGGGCCGCTCCGACGTGGTCGGGACGGCCGGGATGCGGAGCCTGCAACGCTCGGTGGGCAACAGCGCCGCCGGGGCCGTGCTCAGCAGGGAGGCGGCCGAGGAGGCACCGGAGCCCGCGGCGGAGGAGCGCTCCCCCGTGCACGACGTGGTCTCCGGCGGCGGCTCGCCCCTGGACACCGACACCCGTACGGACATGGAGGGCCGCATGGGCGCCGACTTCTCCGACGTACGGGTGCACACCGACTCGGCGGCCCACGAATCCGCGAAGGGCGTCGGGGCGCACGCGTACACCGTCGGCAATCATGTGGTCTTCCAGCGCGACAGCTACGACCCGTCCTCGCCCGCCGGGCGCACCACACTGGCGCACGAGCTGACCCATGTGGTGCAGCAGCGCAGCGGCCCGGTCGAGGGCTCGGAGGCGCCGGGCGGCATCCGGGTGAGCGATCCGTCCGACCGCTTCGAGCGGGAGGCGGTCGCCAACGCCGACCGGGTGCTGGCCGATCCGGGCCCGGCGCCGGTGCCCGATCCGGTACGGACGGCGGTCCCGGCACCGGCCGCGTCGCCCCCGTCCGTGCAGTCCGTGCAGTCCGTGCAGTCCGTGCAGTCGGTCCAGCGCGAGTCCGCCGAGGACGAGGACGAGGAACCGGCCGATGTGCAGGGCTCGTTCGTCCAGCGGGCGGAGGAGGGGGCCGAGGAGGAGGAAGAGGACGCTCCGGCGGGCTGA
- a CDS encoding amino acid permease, whose amino-acid sequence MPATEPAPPAPPAPPTTRRAERRGTAAPGTPPPRRRSFGPVAATALVMGNIIGGGVFALPAAVAPYGTVSLVALLVVSAGAVLLALLFGKLARRSPVTGGLYVYPRDAFGEFAGFLSAWSYWTMTWVSIAALAVAVVGYAGVLLPFGGNRPVEAAVALAALWLPAAANFAGTRWIGAVQVVSTVLKFVPLLLVSTVGLFFMDTGNFGPFNASGQAVPGALAASGALLLYSFLGVESAAMSAGEVRDPGRTVGRASVLGTVGSALVYLLGTVAVFGLVPHDRLSGSGAPFADAVNAMTGGHWGGTVIALVAVVSMVGCLNGWILLSAQMPFAAARDGLFPAPFARESKGGVPTFGVLACAVLGTVLIALNYAAGPDATFRVLVLITTFTGCVPYLLSAAAQLYWLAKGSRERVRPAGLTRDLVVAALSFAFSFWLIAGAGYAAVYQGVLFLFAGIPVYVWLRGRRRDEGEGGVRDVDEGASGDGGVSAPTAAA is encoded by the coding sequence ATGCCTGCTACCGAACCCGCGCCGCCCGCACCACCGGCGCCGCCCACCACCCGGCGCGCCGAGCGCCGGGGAACCGCCGCGCCCGGTACTCCGCCGCCCCGGCGCCGGAGCTTCGGCCCGGTCGCCGCGACCGCGCTGGTGATGGGGAACATCATCGGCGGCGGTGTCTTCGCGCTGCCGGCCGCCGTCGCCCCGTACGGCACGGTCAGTCTGGTCGCGCTGCTCGTCGTCTCGGCCGGCGCCGTGCTCCTGGCGCTGCTCTTCGGCAAGCTGGCCCGCCGTTCCCCGGTCACCGGCGGGCTGTACGTGTATCCGCGTGACGCCTTCGGCGAGTTCGCCGGCTTCCTCTCCGCCTGGTCGTACTGGACCATGACGTGGGTGAGCATCGCGGCGCTCGCCGTCGCCGTCGTCGGCTACGCGGGCGTCCTGCTGCCGTTCGGCGGGAACCGGCCGGTCGAGGCGGCGGTCGCGCTGGCCGCCCTCTGGCTTCCCGCCGCCGCGAACTTCGCGGGCACCCGGTGGATAGGCGCCGTCCAGGTCGTCTCCACCGTGCTGAAGTTCGTACCGCTGCTGCTGGTCTCCACCGTCGGGCTCTTCTTCATGGACACCGGCAACTTCGGCCCCTTCAACGCCTCCGGCCAGGCCGTACCGGGCGCGCTCGCGGCCTCCGGCGCGCTGCTGCTCTACAGCTTCCTGGGGGTGGAGTCCGCCGCCATGAGCGCGGGCGAGGTCCGCGACCCCGGGCGCACCGTGGGCCGCGCGAGCGTGCTGGGCACGGTGGGCTCCGCGCTGGTCTATCTGCTGGGCACGGTCGCCGTCTTCGGTCTCGTGCCGCACGACCGGCTGTCCGGCTCCGGGGCCCCCTTCGCCGACGCGGTCAACGCGATGACCGGGGGCCACTGGGGCGGCACGGTGATCGCGCTGGTGGCCGTCGTGTCGATGGTCGGGTGCCTGAACGGATGGATCCTGCTCAGCGCGCAGATGCCGTTCGCCGCGGCCCGCGACGGGCTCTTCCCGGCGCCGTTCGCCCGCGAGAGCAAGGGCGGGGTGCCCACCTTCGGTGTGCTCGCCTGCGCGGTGCTCGGTACGGTCCTGATCGCCCTCAACTACGCGGCGGGCCCGGACGCCACCTTCCGGGTGCTCGTCCTCATCACCACGTTCACCGGCTGCGTCCCCTATCTGCTGTCGGCCGCCGCGCAGCTCTACTGGCTCGCCAAGGGCTCCCGCGAGCGGGTGCGCCCCGCCGGTCTGACCCGCGATCTCGTCGTCGCGGCGCTCTCCTTCGCCTTCTCCTTCTGGCTGATCGCGGGCGCCGGGTACGCGGCCGTCTACCAGGGGGTGCTGTTCCTGTTCGCCGGTATCCCGGTGTACGTGTGGCTGCGCGGACGGCGCCGGGACGAGGGCGAGGGCGGGGTCCGGGACGTGGACGAGGGCGCGAGCGGCGACGGAGGCGTCTCCGCGCCGACGGCCGCCGCGTGA
- a CDS encoding excalibur calcium-binding domain-containing protein, giving the protein MGVGIGAADDPAQAEKAASVKAAPAATVTATTTETAAPEPAVTETVTAKPKPAPTVTETKTVKVTVEPAIDSGGDTGGSGSGSGGSDSGGSVYYKNCAAARAAGAAPVHAGDPGYGRHLDRDGDGIGCE; this is encoded by the coding sequence ATGGGCGTCGGCATAGGAGCGGCCGACGATCCGGCCCAGGCGGAGAAAGCCGCCAGCGTGAAAGCCGCCCCGGCGGCGACCGTCACGGCGACGACCACGGAAACCGCCGCGCCCGAGCCCGCGGTCACCGAGACCGTCACGGCCAAGCCCAAGCCGGCTCCGACGGTCACCGAGACGAAGACCGTCAAGGTGACCGTGGAACCCGCGATCGACAGTGGTGGCGACACCGGCGGCAGCGGTAGCGGTAGCGGCGGCAGCGACAGTGGCGGGTCCGTGTATTACAAGAACTGCGCCGCCGCCCGCGCGGCGGGTGCCGCCCCCGTGCACGCGGGGGATCCGGGGTACGGACGGCACCTCGACCGCGACGGAGACGGAATCGGCTGCGAGTAG
- a CDS encoding CsbD family protein, translating to MSDSPMDKAKGKAKEMTGKVTGDRRKEAEGKTDQAKGKAKDAMDRAKGMKDSMGDKD from the coding sequence ATGAGCGACAGCCCGATGGACAAGGCCAAAGGCAAGGCCAAGGAAATGACGGGAAAGGTCACCGGCGACCGGCGCAAGGAAGCCGAGGGCAAGACCGACCAGGCCAAGGGCAAGGCGAAGGACGCCATGGACCGCGCCAAGGGCATGAAGGACTCCATGGGCGACAAGGACTGA
- a CDS encoding undecaprenyl-diphosphate phosphatase, whose product MSWFESFVLGLVQGLTEFLPISSSAHLRLTAAFAGWQDPGAAFTAVTQIGTEAAVLIYFRKDIARIVSAWFRSLTNKEMRRDHDARMGWLVIVGSIPIGVLGITLKDQINGPFRDLRLIAVTLIVMGVVLGVADRLAARDETGGKHRAGRERKSLKDLSVKDGLIFGFCQALALVPGVSRSGATISGGLLMGYTREAAARYSFLLAIPAVLASGAFELKDAGDGHVSWGPTVFATVIAFAVGYAVIAWFMRFITTRSFMPFVIYRVLLGIALFVLVGTDTLSPHAGESSG is encoded by the coding sequence ATGTCTTGGTTCGAATCTTTCGTCCTCGGGCTCGTTCAGGGACTGACCGAGTTCCTGCCCATCTCCTCCAGCGCCCATCTGCGGCTGACCGCCGCGTTCGCCGGCTGGCAGGACCCGGGTGCGGCGTTCACGGCGGTCACCCAGATCGGCACGGAGGCGGCCGTCCTGATCTATTTCAGGAAGGACATCGCGCGGATCGTCTCCGCGTGGTTCCGCTCGCTGACGAACAAGGAGATGCGCCGCGACCACGATGCCCGGATGGGCTGGCTGGTCATCGTCGGCTCGATCCCGATCGGCGTCCTCGGCATCACACTGAAGGACCAGATCAACGGCCCGTTCCGCGATCTGCGCCTGATCGCCGTCACCCTGATCGTGATGGGCGTCGTCCTCGGCGTCGCGGACCGGCTGGCGGCCCGCGACGAGACCGGCGGCAAGCACCGGGCGGGCCGGGAGCGCAAGTCGCTCAAGGACCTGAGCGTCAAGGACGGCCTGATCTTCGGCTTCTGCCAGGCGCTGGCCCTCGTACCGGGCGTATCGCGCTCCGGGGCCACGATCAGCGGCGGTCTGCTGATGGGCTACACCCGGGAGGCGGCGGCGCGCTACTCGTTCCTCCTCGCGATCCCGGCGGTGCTCGCCTCCGGGGCGTTCGAGCTGAAGGACGCGGGCGACGGTCACGTCTCGTGGGGTCCGACCGTGTTCGCGACGGTCATCGCGTTCGCGGTGGGATATGCCGTCATCGCATGGTTCATGCGCTTCATCACGACCAGGAGCTTCATGCCGTTCGTGATCTACCGGGTACTCCTGGGCATCGCCCTGTTCGTCCTGGTCGGTACGGACACCCTGAGCCCGCACGCGGGCGAGTCGTCCGGCTGA
- the mutA gene encoding methylmalonyl-CoA mutase small subunit yields MTVLPDDGLSLAAEFPDATREQWQSLVSGVLRKSGRDVEGPAAEEALSTKLQDGMVTRPLYTADDIADDASAAPGYPGFAPFTRGGRPEGSAVTGWDVRQRHAGTDPARVNEAVLADLETGVTSLWLAVGDAGVPVSALSTVLDGVYLDLAPVALDAGAEFAPAARELLRLYDERGVPRHAAHGTLGADPVGQLARTGRENADATGSAAELAALCAREYPGLRAIAVDALPYHDAGASDAQELGCSLATGVGWLRDLTDAGLSVEDACGQLEFRYAATADQFLTIAKLRAARRLWARVAEVCGAPAAVAAQRQHAVTSAVMMTRRDPWVNMLRTTVASLAAGVGGADAVTVLPFDHALGLSDAFARRIARNTSTILLEESHLGRVIDPAGGSWYVERLTDELAHAAWAWFQEIERAGGQRAALRAGLVGERLAATWAERSGKLASRREPITGVSEFPQLAQAPVEREAAPAPPGGGLPSVHRDDAYEALRARSDAHLAATGARPRVFLAALGPAAAHTARAGFAAGLFQAGGIEPVHDPVTVDADTAADAFTRSGATVACLCSSDALYAEGAAPVAEALKSAGALRVFLAGKPGDQRDTYLRAGVDEFVVAGGDAIAVLTSVLDRMGVA; encoded by the coding sequence ATGACGGTCCTGCCTGATGACGGGCTATCCCTGGCAGCAGAGTTCCCCGACGCGACCCGAGAACAGTGGCAGAGCCTGGTGTCAGGCGTGCTGCGCAAGTCCGGCCGGGACGTCGAAGGTCCGGCCGCCGAGGAGGCACTCTCCACGAAGCTTCAGGACGGGATGGTCACCCGTCCGCTGTACACCGCCGACGACATTGCCGACGACGCCTCGGCCGCGCCCGGATATCCCGGCTTCGCACCCTTCACCCGGGGCGGCAGGCCGGAGGGGAGCGCGGTCACCGGCTGGGACGTACGCCAGCGCCACGCGGGCACCGACCCGGCGCGCGTCAACGAGGCCGTGCTCGCCGATCTGGAGACCGGCGTCACCTCCCTGTGGCTGGCCGTCGGCGACGCCGGTGTGCCGGTGTCCGCACTGTCCACCGTGCTCGACGGGGTCTATCTCGACCTGGCGCCCGTCGCCCTTGACGCCGGTGCGGAATTCGCCCCCGCCGCACGCGAGTTGCTCCGGCTCTACGACGAGCGCGGCGTCCCCCGCCATGCCGCGCACGGCACCCTCGGCGCCGACCCGGTCGGCCAACTCGCCCGTACGGGACGGGAGAACGCCGATGCCACCGGCAGCGCCGCCGAACTCGCCGCGCTCTGCGCCCGGGAGTACCCCGGCCTGCGCGCCATCGCCGTGGACGCCCTGCCCTACCACGACGCCGGCGCCTCCGACGCGCAGGAACTGGGCTGCTCCCTGGCGACCGGCGTCGGCTGGCTGCGCGACCTCACCGACGCCGGGCTCTCCGTCGAAGACGCCTGCGGACAGCTCGAATTCCGCTACGCCGCCACCGCCGACCAGTTCCTCACGATCGCCAAACTCCGCGCCGCGAGAAGGCTCTGGGCCCGCGTCGCCGAGGTCTGCGGCGCGCCCGCCGCCGTCGCAGCGCAGCGCCAGCACGCGGTGACCTCGGCGGTGATGATGACCCGCCGCGACCCCTGGGTGAACATGCTGCGCACCACGGTCGCCTCGCTGGCCGCCGGGGTGGGCGGCGCCGACGCCGTCACCGTACTGCCCTTCGACCACGCGCTCGGGCTGTCCGACGCCTTCGCCCGCAGGATCGCCCGCAACACCTCCACCATCCTGCTGGAGGAGTCCCACCTCGGCCGGGTCATCGACCCGGCGGGCGGCTCCTGGTACGTGGAGCGGCTCACCGATGAACTCGCCCACGCGGCCTGGGCATGGTTCCAGGAGATCGAACGCGCCGGCGGCCAGCGCGCCGCCCTGCGCGCGGGCCTCGTCGGCGAACGGCTCGCGGCCACCTGGGCCGAGCGCTCCGGCAAGCTGGCCAGCCGCCGCGAACCCATCACCGGCGTCAGCGAGTTCCCCCAGCTCGCCCAGGCCCCCGTCGAGCGCGAGGCGGCCCCAGCGCCACCGGGCGGCGGACTGCCGTCCGTCCACCGCGACGACGCCTACGAGGCGCTGCGCGCCCGCTCCGACGCCCATCTCGCGGCCACCGGCGCCCGCCCCCGGGTCTTCCTCGCCGCGCTCGGACCCGCCGCCGCCCACACGGCGCGCGCCGGGTTCGCCGCCGGTCTCTTCCAGGCCGGTGGGATCGAACCCGTACACGACCCGGTGACCGTCGACGCGGACACCGCCGCCGACGCCTTCACCCGCAGCGGCGCCACCGTCGCCTGCCTCTGTTCCAGCGACGCGCTCTACGCCGAGGGCGCGGCGCCCGTCGCCGAAGCCCTCAAGTCGGCAGGTGCGCTGAGGGTGTTCCTCGCCGGCAAGCCGGGCGACCAACGCGATACGTACCTACGGGCCGGAGTCGACGAGTTCGTCGTCGCGGGCGGCGACGCGATCGCCGTCCTCACCTCCGTCCTCGACCGGATGGGAGTGGCGTGA